A region from the Microbacterium lacus genome encodes:
- a CDS encoding TMEM175 family protein, translating into MAVPQQRVFSTTRVEAYADGVFAIAATLLVLDLTTTAFGRIDSDAEMWSALADMSESFLAFVISFGLLSLLWMIHLQQFRDIARVDGGLMWLNSIRLLFIVLIPFTTTLVAEFSEFYAGRMLLPINFFFATLFGFLAYRWAMARGGHLLSDEARPDAATQSIAGAVAVGCAAGAVVLAPFVGSWGFLVFVINQPLAAALQKRAARSGD; encoded by the coding sequence ATGGCCGTCCCCCAGCAGCGCGTGTTCTCGACCACCCGGGTCGAGGCGTATGCGGACGGCGTGTTCGCAATCGCCGCGACGCTCCTGGTCCTGGATCTGACCACGACCGCTTTCGGACGCATCGATTCGGATGCCGAGATGTGGTCGGCGCTGGCGGACATGTCCGAGAGCTTCCTCGCGTTCGTCATCTCCTTCGGTCTGCTCAGCCTGCTCTGGATGATCCACCTTCAGCAGTTCCGCGACATCGCGCGGGTGGACGGCGGCCTGATGTGGCTGAACAGCATCCGGCTGCTGTTCATCGTGCTCATCCCGTTCACCACGACCCTGGTGGCAGAGTTCTCGGAGTTCTACGCCGGGCGGATGCTGCTGCCGATCAACTTCTTCTTCGCGACGCTGTTCGGCTTCCTCGCCTACCGATGGGCGATGGCCCGCGGTGGCCACCTGCTCTCCGACGAAGCGCGGCCCGACGCGGCGACCCAGTCCATCGCGGGTGCCGTCGCGGTGGGGTGCGCCGCCGGCGCCGTGGTCCTCGCGCCGTTCGTCGGGTCATGGGGCTTCCTCGTCTTCGTCATCAATCAGCCGCTGGCTGCGGCGCTGCAGAAGCGGGCGGCGCGTTCGGGAGATTGA